From Micromonospora rifamycinica, a single genomic window includes:
- the otsB gene encoding trehalose-phosphatase, with protein MDPELLAAIGRIARVPQLLVACDYDGTLAPIVEDPSKAVPLPESVAAVRALAALPQTTVAVVSGRALRDLAALSRLPNEIHLVGSHGSEFDIGFVERLSPELVAVRTRLRDALREIAAAHPGVRLERKPASVAVHTRGVDPQVAAAAVEAVRAGPATWDDVTVTQGKEVIELSVVATHKGTAVDQLRTQLSASAVLFIGDDVTDENAFGNLHGPDLGIKIGPGDTQAHYRVAEPIEAARALGLLLETRRHWLFGERAVPIERHSMLANGRTVALLTPEAKVSWLCHPKPDSAAIFADLVGGSPAGHFTVGPERGGIPLGQRYRNGTMTVETRWSGLTVTDWLDLPARETTPDGPAVVTGDSTLVRVLSGSGRARVEFAPRPEFGQVATQLQPKKDGLLVLGSNEPVALYSPGVTWQVRNDGGYETAHAVVDLSATGGQVVLELRFGTHSLEDHTVAIHDRQAKAEQPWKEWVASLKLPATARDLVARSALTLRGLCHEATGSILAAATTSLPEELGGVRNWDYRYCWLRDAAMTARALVDLGSIEEAEALLRWVDGCIERTGGHPERLHPLYTVDGYELGAEAVIDTLPGYAGSRPVRVGNLANHQLQLDVFGPIADLIAAVADARGSVRDDEWRVLDNMVEAVRRRWHEPDHGIWEARLPPRHHIFSKVMCWMTVDRALHVVRQHDGEDRPEWVELRDRIGANVLENGWHEEVEAYSVAYGDEDMDASSLWIGLSGLLPGDDPRFLSTVLRIEADLRSGPVVYRYHWDDGLPGREGGFHICTAWLIEAYLRTGRRTDAEELFAQMIDTAGPTGLLPEQYDPLAERGLGNHPQAYSHLGLIRCALLLDNMLKQ; from the coding sequence ATGGACCCGGAGCTGCTCGCCGCGATCGGCCGGATCGCCCGCGTACCACAGCTCCTGGTCGCGTGCGACTACGACGGCACCCTCGCGCCGATCGTCGAGGACCCGAGCAAGGCCGTGCCGCTGCCCGAGTCGGTCGCCGCCGTCCGGGCGCTGGCGGCGCTGCCGCAGACCACCGTCGCGGTGGTCTCCGGCCGGGCGCTGCGCGACCTGGCCGCGCTCTCCCGGCTGCCCAACGAGATCCACCTCGTCGGCAGCCACGGCTCCGAGTTCGACATCGGCTTCGTCGAACGACTCTCCCCCGAGCTGGTCGCGGTCCGCACCCGGCTGCGCGACGCGCTGCGCGAGATCGCCGCCGCCCACCCGGGGGTACGGCTGGAACGCAAGCCGGCCAGCGTCGCGGTGCACACCCGCGGGGTCGACCCGCAGGTCGCCGCCGCCGCCGTCGAGGCCGTCCGCGCCGGGCCGGCGACGTGGGACGACGTCACCGTCACCCAGGGCAAGGAGGTCATCGAGCTGTCGGTGGTCGCCACCCACAAGGGCACCGCGGTCGACCAGCTCCGGACCCAGCTCTCGGCCAGCGCGGTGCTCTTCATCGGCGACGACGTCACCGACGAGAACGCCTTCGGCAACCTGCACGGACCCGACCTGGGCATCAAGATCGGTCCCGGCGACACCCAGGCGCACTACCGGGTGGCCGAGCCGATCGAGGCGGCCCGCGCCCTCGGTCTGCTGCTGGAGACCCGCCGGCACTGGCTCTTCGGCGAGCGGGCGGTGCCGATCGAACGGCACTCGATGCTGGCCAACGGCCGTACCGTCGCGCTGCTCACCCCCGAGGCCAAGGTGAGCTGGCTCTGCCACCCCAAGCCCGACTCGGCGGCGATCTTCGCCGACCTGGTCGGCGGCAGCCCGGCCGGGCACTTCACCGTCGGGCCGGAGCGCGGCGGCATCCCGCTGGGCCAGCGCTACCGCAACGGCACGATGACCGTGGAGACCCGCTGGTCCGGGCTCACCGTCACCGACTGGCTGGACCTGCCGGCCCGGGAGACCACCCCGGACGGCCCGGCCGTCGTCACCGGCGACTCCACCCTGGTCCGGGTACTCAGCGGCTCCGGCCGGGCCCGCGTCGAGTTCGCCCCGCGCCCCGAGTTCGGGCAGGTCGCCACCCAGCTCCAGCCGAAGAAGGACGGCCTGCTGGTGCTCGGCTCCAACGAGCCCGTCGCGCTCTACTCCCCCGGGGTGACCTGGCAGGTCCGCAACGACGGCGGGTACGAGACCGCGCACGCCGTGGTCGACCTCTCCGCCACCGGCGGCCAGGTGGTGCTGGAGCTGCGCTTCGGCACGCACAGCCTGGAGGACCACACGGTCGCCATCCACGACCGGCAGGCCAAGGCCGAGCAGCCCTGGAAGGAGTGGGTGGCCTCGCTGAAGCTGCCCGCCACCGCCCGGGACCTGGTCGCCCGTAGCGCGCTCACCCTGCGCGGGCTCTGCCACGAGGCGACCGGCTCGATCCTGGCGGCGGCGACCACCTCGCTGCCGGAGGAGCTGGGCGGCGTCCGCAACTGGGACTACCGGTACTGCTGGCTACGGGACGCGGCGATGACCGCCCGGGCCCTGGTCGACCTCGGCTCGATCGAGGAGGCCGAGGCGCTGCTGCGCTGGGTGGACGGCTGCATCGAGCGCACCGGCGGGCACCCCGAGCGGCTGCACCCGCTCTACACGGTGGACGGCTACGAGCTGGGCGCCGAGGCGGTCATCGACACCCTCCCCGGGTACGCCGGCTCCCGGCCGGTCCGGGTCGGCAACCTCGCCAACCACCAGCTCCAACTGGACGTCTTCGGCCCGATCGCCGACCTGATCGCGGCCGTCGCCGACGCCCGGGGCTCGGTCCGCGACGACGAGTGGCGGGTGCTGGACAACATGGTCGAGGCGGTCCGCCGCCGCTGGCACGAGCCCGACCACGGCATCTGGGAGGCCCGCCTCCCACCCCGGCACCACATCTTCTCGAAGGTGATGTGCTGGATGACCGTCGACCGGGCCCTGCACGTGGTACGCCAGCACGACGGCGAGGACCGGCCGGAGTGGGTGGAGCTGCGCGACCGGATCGGCGCCAACGTGCTGGAGAACGGCTGGCACGAGGAGGTCGAGGCGTACAGCGTCGCGTACGGCGACGAGGACATGGACGCCTCCTCGCTCTGGATCGGGCTCTCCGGCCTGCTCCCGGGGGACGACCCGCGCTTCCTCTCCACCGTGCTCAGGATCGAGGCGGATCTGCGCAGCGGTCCGGTCGTCTACCGCTACCACTGGGACGACGGCCTGCCCGGCCGGGAGGGCGGCTTCCACATCTGCACGGCGTGGCTGATCGAGGCGTACCTGCGCACCGGTCGACGCACCGACGCTGAGGAGCTGTTCGCCCAGATGATCGACACCGCCGGCCCGACCGGGCTGCTCCCCGAGCAGTACGACCCGCTGGCCGAGCGGGGGCTGGGCAACCACCCGCAGGCGTACAGCCATCTCGGGCTGATCCGCTGCGCCCTGCTGCTGGACAACATGCTCAAGCAGTAA
- the cobT gene encoding nicotinate-nucleotide--dimethylbenzimidazole phosphoribosyltransferase, translating into MVETTIAAIGPPDRAAMTAARDLQARLTKPAGSLGALEELSVRLAGLAGTCPPPLPEPAAVAIFAGDHGVHAQRVTPWPQEVTAQMIGNFLAGGAVVNAFARQAGASVTVVDVGVATPLPFPTVGPADLAGEPTDVAATVAGVSGDPAHRSGPDRTASRLVDANVRRGTRDMTVTAALTRDEARAAVEVGIRVAGALIDAGAGVLLTGDMGIANTTPSAALVAVFTGVDPAGTTGRGTGVDDETYRRKVAVVRTALDRHRPDPADPLGVLAAVGGLEHAALAGLILGAAARRVPVLLDGVIAASAALAATAFAPDAVGAMVAGHRSAEPGATVALRHLGLDPLVDLGLRLGEGTGALLALPVVTGAVRVLHEVATFDAAGVSEK; encoded by the coding sequence ATGGTGGAGACGACGATCGCGGCGATCGGCCCGCCCGACAGGGCGGCGATGACGGCCGCCCGGGACCTCCAGGCCCGGCTCACCAAACCTGCCGGCTCACTCGGTGCCCTGGAGGAGCTGTCGGTACGCCTGGCCGGGCTGGCCGGGACCTGCCCGCCCCCGCTGCCCGAACCGGCGGCGGTGGCGATCTTCGCCGGTGACCACGGCGTGCACGCCCAGCGGGTCACCCCGTGGCCGCAGGAGGTCACCGCCCAGATGATCGGGAACTTCCTGGCCGGCGGGGCGGTGGTCAACGCGTTCGCCCGGCAGGCCGGCGCGTCGGTCACCGTGGTCGACGTCGGGGTGGCCACCCCGCTGCCGTTCCCGACCGTCGGCCCCGCCGACCTGGCCGGCGAGCCCACCGACGTGGCCGCCACCGTGGCGGGCGTGTCCGGCGACCCCGCCCACCGCAGCGGACCCGACCGGACGGCGTCGCGCCTGGTCGACGCGAACGTCCGGCGGGGTACCCGGGACATGACGGTCACCGCCGCGCTCACCCGGGACGAGGCGCGGGCGGCGGTCGAGGTCGGCATCCGGGTCGCCGGTGCGCTGATCGACGCCGGGGCGGGCGTGCTGCTCACCGGGGACATGGGGATCGCCAACACCACGCCGTCCGCCGCGCTGGTCGCCGTGTTCACCGGGGTCGACCCGGCCGGTACGACCGGCCGGGGGACCGGGGTCGACGACGAGACGTACCGGCGCAAGGTCGCGGTGGTGCGGACGGCCCTGGACCGGCACCGGCCCGACCCGGCCGATCCGCTGGGGGTGCTGGCCGCCGTCGGTGGCCTGGAGCACGCGGCGCTGGCCGGGCTGATCCTCGGCGCGGCGGCCCGTCGGGTGCCGGTGCTGCTCGACGGGGTGATCGCGGCCAGCGCCGCACTCGCCGCCACCGCCTTCGCCCCCGACGCGGTCGGCGCGATGGTCGCCGGGCACCGGTCCGCCGAGCCGGGCGCCACCGTGGCGCTGCGGCACCTCGGTCTCGACCCGCTGGTCGACCTGGGCCTGCGGCTCGGCGAGGGCACCGGCGCGCTGCTGGCGCTGCCGGTGGTCACCGGCGCGGTCCGGGTGCTGCACGAGGTGGCCACCTTCGACGCGGCGGGGGTCTCCGAGAAGTGA
- a CDS encoding alpha,alpha-trehalose-phosphate synthase (UDP-forming), translating into MTVRSSFVVVANRLPVDEVSTPEGRQWRRSPGGLVTALHPVLAEHRGTWVGWAGGTGAAPEPFDLEGIRLHPVPLSAEELERYYEGQSNATIWPLYHDAVETPAYKRRWREAYRLVNARFAEAAADVAAEGATVWVQDYQLQLVPAMLRELRPDLKIGFFLHIPFPPIELFMQMPFRTEILRGLLGSDLVGFQQRLAAQNFVRLARHLLGLRYEGQMIQVDGRQVKAGAFPISIETREMERLAEDPAIQARAKQIREELGNPKTIILGVDRLDYTKGIELRLKAFRELLADGKLTVPDAVMVQVATPSRERVEHYQALRVKVEREVGRINGEFGRVGVPAVHYLHQSYSRSELAAMYVAADVMMVTPLRDGMNLVAKEYVASRADQGGALVLSEFAGAATELRQAFLCNPHDPDAVKDALLRAVHVEKPEARRRMRIMQRHLRTHDVGHWAKSFLTELGAPGTEVE; encoded by the coding sequence GTGACCGTCCGTAGCTCCTTTGTCGTTGTGGCCAACCGACTGCCGGTCGACGAGGTGAGCACACCCGAGGGGCGGCAGTGGCGACGTAGCCCGGGTGGGCTGGTCACCGCGCTGCACCCTGTCCTCGCCGAGCACCGGGGCACCTGGGTCGGCTGGGCCGGTGGCACCGGCGCCGCCCCGGAGCCGTTCGACCTGGAGGGCATCCGACTGCACCCGGTGCCGTTGAGTGCCGAGGAGTTGGAACGCTACTACGAAGGCCAGTCCAACGCGACCATCTGGCCGCTCTATCACGACGCCGTCGAGACCCCCGCCTACAAGCGCCGCTGGCGGGAGGCGTACCGGCTGGTCAACGCCCGGTTCGCGGAGGCCGCCGCGGACGTGGCGGCCGAGGGGGCGACGGTCTGGGTGCAGGACTACCAGCTCCAGCTGGTCCCGGCGATGCTGCGCGAGCTGCGGCCGGATCTCAAGATCGGCTTCTTCCTGCACATCCCGTTCCCGCCGATCGAGCTGTTCATGCAGATGCCGTTCCGCACCGAGATCCTGCGCGGCCTGCTCGGCAGCGACCTGGTCGGTTTCCAGCAGCGGCTGGCCGCGCAGAACTTCGTCCGGCTGGCCCGGCACCTGCTCGGCCTGCGCTACGAGGGCCAGATGATCCAGGTCGACGGGCGGCAGGTGAAGGCCGGCGCGTTCCCGATCTCCATCGAGACCCGGGAGATGGAGCGGCTGGCCGAGGACCCGGCGATCCAGGCGCGGGCCAAGCAGATCCGCGAGGAGCTGGGCAACCCGAAGACGATCATCCTGGGCGTGGACCGGCTCGACTACACGAAGGGCATCGAGCTTCGACTCAAGGCCTTCCGCGAACTTCTTGCTGACGGAAAGTTGACAGTTCCGGACGCGGTTATGGTGCAGGTCGCCACGCCGAGCCGCGAGCGCGTCGAGCACTACCAGGCACTTCGTGTCAAGGTGGAACGCGAGGTTGGTCGGATTAATGGCGAATTCGGCAGGGTCGGCGTGCCGGCGGTGCATTATCTGCATCAGTCGTACAGTCGCTCCGAACTGGCCGCGATGTACGTCGCGGCCGACGTGATGATGGTGACCCCGCTGCGAGACGGAATGAACCTGGTGGCCAAGGAGTACGTCGCATCGCGCGCCGACCAGGGCGGTGCGCTCGTGCTCAGCGAGTTCGCCGGCGCCGCCACCGAGCTGCGCCAGGCGTTCCTGTGCAATCCGCACGACCCCGACGCCGTCAAGGACGCCCTCCTGCGGGCTGTACACGTAGAGAAGCCGGAGGCCCGCAGACGCATGCGGATCATGCAACGTCATCTGCGCACCCACGACGTGGGGCACTGGGCGAAGTCCTTTCTGACCGAGTTGGGCGCACCGGGGACGGAGGTCGAGTGA
- the cobA gene encoding uroporphyrinogen-III C-methyltransferase encodes MSANPYPLGLRLAGRRVVVVGGGAVATRRVPALLDADAEVLLVAPEVTPALQAHVDAGRLHWRPRRFVPEDLDGAWLVQVAVDDPHAAAAVSAVAAERRIFCVRADDRAAATAWTPAVTRHGPVTVAVLGGGDPRRAVGVRDAVRELLNAQAAAGVGPVAGVGVGPPVPVGSGDAVTPPAGPVGRVALVGAGPGDPELITVKGWRLLTEAEVVVADRLVPGLLLDELRPDVELVDAAKIPYGPSRTQEEINRILVDRALAGKVVVRLKGGDPYVFGRGGEELLACAAAGVPVTVVPGVTSAIAVPAAAGVPVTHRAVAHEFTVVSGHVAPDSPASLVRWEALAGLRGTLVVLMGLKNLAAITATLTRHGRDAATPVAVVQEGTTGAQRSLRSTLGTVAADVAGAGLRPPAIVVIGEVVDALTG; translated from the coding sequence GTGAGCGCCAACCCGTACCCCCTCGGCCTGCGGCTCGCCGGGCGGCGGGTGGTCGTGGTGGGCGGCGGCGCGGTGGCCACCCGCCGGGTGCCCGCTCTGCTGGACGCCGACGCCGAGGTCCTGCTCGTCGCGCCCGAGGTGACCCCGGCGCTGCAAGCGCACGTCGACGCCGGGCGGCTGCACTGGCGACCCCGCCGGTTCGTCCCCGAGGACCTCGACGGCGCGTGGCTGGTGCAGGTCGCGGTGGACGATCCGCACGCCGCCGCCGCGGTCAGCGCGGTCGCCGCCGAACGCCGGATCTTCTGCGTCCGGGCCGACGACCGGGCGGCGGCCACCGCGTGGACGCCGGCGGTCACCCGGCACGGGCCGGTCACCGTCGCCGTGCTCGGCGGGGGCGACCCGCGCCGGGCGGTGGGCGTCCGGGACGCCGTGCGGGAACTGCTCAACGCGCAGGCCGCGGCCGGTGTCGGCCCGGTGGCCGGGGTCGGCGTCGGCCCGCCGGTGCCGGTCGGGTCGGGAGACGCGGTGACGCCGCCCGCCGGCCCGGTCGGGCGGGTGGCGCTCGTCGGCGCGGGACCGGGTGACCCGGAGCTGATCACGGTGAAGGGATGGCGGCTGCTGACCGAGGCGGAGGTGGTGGTCGCCGACCGGCTGGTGCCCGGACTCCTCCTGGACGAGCTGCGCCCCGACGTCGAGCTGGTCGACGCCGCCAAGATCCCCTACGGCCCGTCGCGGACCCAGGAGGAGATCAACCGGATCCTGGTCGACCGGGCGCTCGCCGGGAAGGTGGTGGTCCGGCTCAAGGGCGGCGACCCGTACGTCTTCGGCCGGGGCGGGGAGGAGTTGCTGGCCTGCGCGGCGGCCGGGGTGCCGGTGACCGTGGTGCCGGGGGTGACCAGTGCGATCGCCGTGCCGGCGGCGGCCGGTGTCCCGGTCACCCACCGGGCGGTGGCGCACGAGTTCACCGTGGTCTCCGGGCACGTCGCCCCGGACTCGCCGGCCTCCCTGGTGCGCTGGGAGGCGCTCGCCGGCCTGCGCGGCACCCTGGTGGTGCTGATGGGGCTGAAGAACCTGGCCGCCATCACGGCCACCCTGACCCGGCACGGCCGGGACGCGGCCACCCCGGTCGCGGTGGTCCAGGAGGGCACCACGGGCGCGCAGCGCAGCCTCCGGTCGACCCTCGGCACGGTGGCGGCGGACGTGGCCGGGGCGGGCCTGCGTCCGCCGGCCATCGTGGTGATCGGCGAGGTGGTCGACGCCCTCACCGGCTGA
- a CDS encoding acyl-CoA thioesterase codes for MAERFVYHCTLRWSDLDAYGHVNNSRFLTLYEEARVALMFAGGKAWGVGSFADGVVIRRHEVDYLRPVDYALGRATAEAAPTVRIELWVERIRAASFTVAYELYDGAVLASTARSVLVPFDLFEKRPRRLSDEERAFLEAWAVADGSA; via the coding sequence ATGGCGGAGCGTTTCGTCTACCACTGCACCCTGCGCTGGTCCGACCTGGACGCGTACGGCCACGTCAACAACTCGCGCTTCCTCACCCTGTACGAGGAGGCGCGGGTGGCGTTGATGTTCGCCGGCGGCAAGGCGTGGGGGGTCGGCTCGTTCGCCGACGGGGTGGTCATCCGTCGACACGAGGTCGACTACCTGCGTCCGGTCGACTACGCGCTCGGCCGGGCCACCGCCGAGGCCGCGCCGACCGTCCGGATCGAGCTGTGGGTGGAGCGCATCCGGGCCGCCTCGTTCACCGTCGCCTACGAGCTGTACGACGGGGCGGTGCTGGCCAGCACCGCCCGTTCGGTGCTGGTCCCGTTCGACCTGTTCGAGAAGCGGCCCCGACGGCTCAGTGACGAGGAACGGGCCTTCCTGGAGGCGTGGGCCGTGGCCGACGGGTCGGCGTGA
- a CDS encoding type III secretion system chaperone family protein: MPWWSWRPGPAAGGDTETRSGITVDSVRMGPPSPRQPADDCPVTERPAVTDRPVSVAPVTLARVCDALDLLDVRYLADGDGNLLAMWERHAVLVTLEGPEDEILVMRARPHATVPPDWADRAYRVVNEWNHTRRFCKAYIGDPTERGQLPIYAELQVPLGAGAHDALLVEMLDCGAAVATTFVDWLHDEGALL; encoded by the coding sequence ATGCCGTGGTGGTCATGGCGCCCTGGTCCCGCCGCTGGCGGCGACACGGAAACTCGAAGCGGGATCACGGTGGACAGTGTCCGGATGGGGCCACCGTCCCCCCGCCAACCGGCGGACGACTGCCCTGTCACCGAGCGACCGGCCGTGACCGACCGGCCGGTCTCCGTGGCACCGGTCACCCTGGCCCGGGTCTGTGACGCGCTCGACCTGCTCGACGTGCGTTACCTGGCCGACGGGGACGGCAACCTGCTGGCCATGTGGGAACGGCACGCGGTGCTGGTCACCCTCGAAGGCCCCGAGGACGAGATCCTGGTGATGCGGGCACGTCCACACGCGACCGTCCCGCCGGACTGGGCCGACCGGGCCTACCGGGTGGTCAACGAGTGGAACCACACCCGCCGGTTCTGCAAGGCCTACATCGGTGACCCGACCGAGCGCGGCCAGCTTCCCATCTACGCCGAGCTGCAGGTGCCGCTCGGCGCCGGGGCACACGACGCGCTGCTGGTGGAGATGCTGGACTGCGGAGCGGCGGTGGCCACCACGTTCGTCGACTGGCTGCACGACGAGGGCGCCCTGCTCTGA
- a CDS encoding globin produces MNSAGEPRPVPSTTLFEAVGGEPTFRRLVDRFYAGIATDPLLRPMYPEGDLGPAAERMTLFLMQYWGGPTTYSAQRGHPRLRMRHAPFRIGPAERDAWLRHMRRAVDELALPPETGTALWDYLERSAYFMVNVMEDPAAG; encoded by the coding sequence GTGAATTCCGCAGGCGAGCCCCGGCCCGTTCCGTCGACGACCCTCTTCGAGGCCGTCGGTGGTGAGCCCACCTTCCGCAGGTTGGTCGACAGGTTCTACGCCGGCATCGCCACCGACCCGCTGCTGCGGCCGATGTACCCGGAGGGCGACCTCGGGCCGGCCGCCGAGCGGATGACGCTCTTCCTGATGCAGTACTGGGGCGGCCCGACCACCTACTCCGCCCAGCGGGGGCACCCCCGGCTGCGGATGCGGCACGCGCCGTTCCGGATCGGCCCGGCCGAGCGGGACGCCTGGCTGCGCCACATGCGGCGCGCGGTGGACGAGCTGGCGCTGCCGCCGGAGACCGGCACCGCCCTCTGGGACTACCTGGAGCGCTCGGCCTACTTCATGGTCAACGTCATGGAGGACCCGGCCGCCGGCTGA
- the ettA gene encoding energy-dependent translational throttle protein EttA encodes MAQFIYVLEKARKAHGDKVVLDNVTLNFLPGAKIGVVGPNGAGKSSLLKIMAGLDKPSNGEARLMPGYTVGMLAQEPPLNDAKTVLGNVEEAVAETKAKLERFNAIAEQMATDYSDELMEEMGKLQEELDHLDAWDIDSKLELAMDALRCPPPDADVTQLSGGERRRVALCKLLLEAPDLLLLDEPTNHLDAESVSWLEQHLAKYAGTVMAITHDRYFLDNVANWILELDRGRTYPYEGNYSTYLEKKAARLAVEGRRDAKMKKRLTEELEWVRSNAKARQTKSKARLDRYDEMAAEAEKTRKLDFEEIQIPPGPRLGNTVIEANHLSKGFDDRLLIDDLSFSLPRNGIVGIIGPNGVGKTTLFKTIVGLEQPTDGQVRVGETVSLSYVDQNREGLNGDKTVWEVVSDGLDHLMVGKVEMPSRAYIAAFGFKGPDQQKPTKVLSGGERNRLNLALTLKIGGNVILLDEPTNDLDVETLSSLENALLEFPGCAVVISHDRMFLDRVATHILAWEGDDENPAKWFWFEGNFEAYEKNKIDRLGAEAARPHRVTYRKLTRD; translated from the coding sequence GTGGCCCAGTTCATCTACGTCCTGGAAAAGGCGCGCAAGGCGCACGGCGACAAGGTCGTGCTCGACAACGTGACGCTGAACTTCCTGCCGGGGGCCAAGATCGGTGTGGTCGGCCCGAACGGCGCCGGTAAGTCCAGCCTCCTCAAGATCATGGCAGGGCTGGACAAGCCGAGCAACGGCGAGGCCCGGCTGATGCCCGGCTACACCGTCGGGATGCTCGCCCAGGAGCCCCCGCTCAACGACGCGAAGACCGTGCTCGGCAACGTCGAGGAGGCGGTCGCCGAGACCAAGGCCAAGCTGGAGCGGTTCAACGCCATCGCCGAGCAGATGGCCACCGACTACTCCGACGAGCTGATGGAGGAGATGGGCAAGCTCCAGGAGGAGCTGGACCACCTCGACGCCTGGGACATCGACTCCAAGCTCGAACTGGCCATGGACGCGCTGCGCTGCCCGCCGCCGGACGCCGACGTCACCCAGCTCTCCGGCGGTGAGCGCCGCCGGGTCGCGCTGTGCAAGCTGCTGCTGGAGGCGCCCGACCTGCTGCTGCTCGACGAGCCCACCAACCACCTCGACGCGGAGAGCGTCTCCTGGCTGGAGCAGCACCTGGCCAAGTACGCCGGCACCGTCATGGCGATCACCCACGACCGGTACTTCCTGGACAACGTGGCCAACTGGATCCTGGAGCTGGACCGCGGCCGGACGTACCCCTACGAGGGCAACTACTCCACCTACCTGGAGAAGAAGGCCGCCCGGCTGGCCGTCGAGGGTCGCCGTGACGCCAAGATGAAGAAGCGGCTCACCGAGGAGCTGGAGTGGGTCCGCTCCAACGCCAAGGCGCGGCAGACCAAGTCGAAGGCCCGGCTGGACCGCTACGACGAGATGGCCGCCGAGGCGGAGAAGACCCGCAAGCTGGACTTCGAGGAGATCCAGATCCCGCCGGGTCCGCGCCTGGGCAACACCGTCATCGAGGCCAACCACCTCAGCAAGGGCTTCGACGACCGGCTGCTCATCGACGACCTGTCCTTCTCGCTGCCGCGCAACGGCATCGTCGGCATCATCGGCCCGAACGGCGTCGGCAAGACCACCCTGTTCAAGACCATCGTCGGGCTGGAGCAGCCGACCGACGGCCAGGTCCGGGTCGGCGAGACGGTCTCCCTGTCGTACGTCGACCAGAACCGCGAGGGCCTCAACGGCGACAAGACGGTCTGGGAGGTCGTCTCCGACGGGCTGGACCACCTCATGGTCGGCAAGGTCGAGATGCCGTCCCGGGCGTACATCGCCGCGTTCGGGTTCAAGGGGCCGGACCAGCAGAAGCCGACCAAGGTGCTCTCCGGCGGCGAGCGCAACCGGCTCAACCTGGCGCTGACCCTCAAGATCGGCGGCAACGTGATCCTGCTCGACGAGCCGACCAACGACCTCGACGTCGAGACGCTGTCCAGCCTGGAGAACGCGCTGCTGGAGTTCCCCGGCTGCGCGGTGGTCATCTCGCACGACCGGATGTTCCTCGACCGGGTCGCCACCCACATCCTGGCCTGGGAGGGCGACGACGAGAACCCGGCGAAGTGGTTCTGGTTCGAGGGCAACTTCGAAGCGTACGAGAAGAACAAGATCGACCGGCTCGGTGCCGAGGCGGCCCGCCCGCACCGGGTGACCTACCGCAAGCTGACCCGCGACTGA